One Erysipelothrix amsterdamensis DNA window includes the following coding sequences:
- the pflB gene encoding formate C-acetyltransferase — protein MYNQWKGFKGSYWKENIDTRDFIKNNYTEYTGNDEFLEGPTQNTLDLMEQLEEMNAVQREKAGVYNMDTKIVSTVSSHGPGYMNKDKEQIVGFQTDEPLKQAFIPFGGIGMAVKALESNGYEPDEELVHIFTKWRKTHNQGVFDVYTPEMRAARKNKIITGLPDAYGRGRIIGDYRRIALYGIDRLVAGKKNDLAHTGYKTMTDDVIRLREEISDQIHALAEIKEMAASYGFDISQPAGNAKEAVQWLYFGYLAAIKENNGAAMSIGRISAFLDIYIQRDLDNGVITEKEAQELIDHLVMKLRMVKFARTPEYNALFSGYPIWATLSIAGMGFDGRSLVTKTDFRLLHTLINMGPSPEPNLTVLYCKELPEGFRTFASHVAIETSSIQFENDTLLREKWGSDDVAIACCVSATVIGKDMQFFGARANLIKCLLYAINGGIDEVTKAQVGPRLRPITSEYLNFDEVKVAYQDMMDWLAELYVNTLNSIHYMHDKYAYEKAQLALMDSDLKRTFATGIAGISHVADSLSAIKYAKVKTIRDEKGLVVDYEVEGDFPKYGNDDDRADDLANWALQYFMGQIKRHHTYRNSTPTLSLLTITSNVVYGKATGNTPDGRGQGVPLAPGANPSYGAEKNGLLASLNSTAKLDYNCALDGISNTQTIAPIAMGKTSDERIVNLRGIMDGYFAQGAYHLNVNVFDNALLEDAMANPLKYPNLTIRVSGYAVRFVELTKEQQLDVLMRTAHERTV, from the coding sequence ATGTATAATCAATGGAAAGGCTTCAAAGGAAGCTATTGGAAAGAAAACATTGATACTCGTGATTTTATCAAAAATAACTACACAGAGTATACTGGTAATGATGAGTTCTTAGAAGGACCAACTCAAAATACGTTGGATCTTATGGAACAACTCGAAGAAATGAATGCTGTACAACGTGAGAAAGCTGGCGTTTACAACATGGATACTAAAATTGTATCTACTGTAAGTTCACATGGTCCTGGTTACATGAACAAGGATAAAGAACAAATTGTTGGGTTCCAAACAGATGAACCATTAAAACAAGCGTTTATTCCTTTCGGTGGAATTGGAATGGCTGTGAAGGCTCTTGAAAGTAATGGTTATGAACCTGATGAAGAGTTAGTACATATCTTTACAAAATGGCGCAAGACACATAATCAAGGGGTATTTGATGTTTATACACCTGAAATGCGTGCAGCACGTAAGAACAAAATCATTACAGGTCTTCCAGATGCTTACGGACGTGGACGTATTATCGGTGATTACCGTCGTATCGCACTTTATGGTATTGATCGTCTTGTTGCTGGTAAGAAAAACGATTTAGCACATACAGGTTACAAAACAATGACGGATGATGTAATTCGTCTTCGTGAAGAAATCAGCGATCAAATTCATGCATTAGCAGAAATTAAAGAAATGGCTGCTTCTTACGGATTTGATATTTCACAACCTGCAGGAAATGCTAAAGAAGCAGTTCAATGGTTATACTTTGGTTACTTAGCAGCAATCAAAGAAAATAACGGGGCAGCGATGTCTATTGGACGTATCTCAGCATTCCTTGATATCTATATCCAACGTGATTTAGACAATGGTGTGATTACTGAAAAAGAAGCACAAGAACTTATTGACCACCTCGTAATGAAATTACGTATGGTTAAATTTGCACGTACACCTGAATACAATGCATTGTTCAGTGGTTACCCAATCTGGGCAACATTATCAATCGCAGGTATGGGCTTTGACGGACGTTCACTCGTTACAAAAACTGACTTCCGTTTACTCCACACACTCATTAACATGGGACCTTCACCAGAACCAAACTTAACAGTTCTATACTGTAAAGAATTACCAGAAGGATTCCGTACATTTGCATCTCATGTAGCAATCGAAACATCTTCAATTCAATTTGAAAATGATACATTACTTCGTGAAAAATGGGGTTCAGACGACGTTGCAATCGCATGTTGTGTATCCGCTACTGTAATCGGTAAAGATATGCAATTCTTTGGAGCTCGTGCAAACTTAATTAAATGTTTACTTTATGCTATCAACGGTGGTATTGATGAAGTGACTAAAGCACAAGTTGGACCACGTTTACGTCCAATTACATCAGAATACTTAAACTTTGATGAAGTTAAAGTTGCTTACCAAGACATGATGGACTGGTTAGCTGAATTATATGTAAATACATTAAACTCAATTCACTACATGCACGATAAATACGCTTATGAAAAAGCACAACTTGCATTAATGGATTCCGATCTTAAACGTACTTTTGCAACTGGTATTGCAGGTATTTCACACGTTGCTGACTCCTTATCAGCAATCAAATACGCTAAGGTTAAGACGATCCGTGACGAAAAAGGTTTAGTTGTAGATTATGAAGTCGAAGGAGACTTCCCTAAATATGGTAATGATGATGACCGTGCAGATGATCTTGCAAACTGGGCATTACAATACTTCATGGGACAAATTAAACGTCACCATACATACCGCAATTCAACACCGACATTAAGCTTACTCACAATCACATCAAATGTTGTTTATGGTAAAGCTACAGGTAATACACCTGATGGACGTGGACAAGGTGTTCCTTTAGCACCTGGTGCGAACCCATCATACGGTGCAGAAAAGAATGGTTTATTAGCTTCATTAAACTCAACAGCTAAATTAGACTATAACTGTGCACTTGATGGTATCTCAAATACACAAACAATTGCGCCAATCGCAATGGGTAAAACTTCAGACGAACGTATCGTAAACCTACGTGGTATTATGGACGGTTACTTCGCACAAGGCGCTTACCACTTAAACGTTAACGTATTTGACAATGCACTTCTTGAAGATGCTATGGCCAATCCATTGAAATACCCTAACTTAACAATTCGTGTTTCAGGTTATGCTGTTCGATTTGTAGAACTTACAAAAGAACAACAACTTGATGTTCTTATGAGAACGGCTCACGAAAGAACTGTTTAA
- a CDS encoding IS3 family transposase: MKKSEGNRKGAIFSKAKQEVKYLAVQELHHKHGWSIQWMCKVLKIARSSYYKWTHRVETSNEIENHELCNLILDYDELFGHILGYRRMTDWINELNSVQYNSKRIHRLMKMLGVKSVIRQKSKKYSRSTPEITAENILNRNFFAAKPNEKWLTDVTEFKIKGSSKKLYLSAIIDLYDLSVVAYQISDRNNNQLVFDTYHKAIARYPEAKPLFHSDRGFQYTSRAFRKQLEDQGVMQSMSRVGHCIDNGPMEGFWGTIKSEMYYPNEFSTRSELKKAIEVYIDFYNNKRLQKRFKNKTPMMVRTEALGTETPVVYAIPTNKKIEAYWSNIREKQMQSLVA, from the coding sequence ATTAAAAAAAGTGAAGGAAATCGAAAGGGGGCGATATTCTCCAAAGCAAAACAAGAAGTAAAGTATCTCGCAGTGCAGGAACTACATCATAAACATGGCTGGAGTATTCAGTGGATGTGTAAGGTACTTAAAATCGCAAGAAGTAGTTATTATAAATGGACGCATCGTGTTGAAACAAGCAATGAAATTGAAAATCATGAGCTTTGCAATCTCATTCTTGATTATGATGAACTATTTGGACATATCTTAGGCTATCGACGCATGACGGATTGGATCAATGAGTTGAATAGCGTTCAATATAACTCGAAGAGGATTCATAGACTCATGAAGATGCTAGGGGTGAAATCAGTGATTCGTCAAAAGTCTAAAAAATATTCACGAAGCACTCCTGAAATCACAGCTGAAAATATTTTAAATCGAAATTTCTTTGCCGCAAAACCGAATGAAAAATGGCTGACAGACGTCACAGAATTTAAGATTAAAGGTTCAAGTAAGAAACTATATCTCAGTGCGATTATTGATCTTTATGATTTAAGTGTTGTGGCGTATCAAATAAGTGATCGGAACAATAATCAACTTGTGTTTGATACTTATCATAAAGCTATCGCGAGATATCCAGAGGCAAAACCTTTATTTCACAGTGACCGCGGATTCCAATACACAAGTAGGGCATTTAGGAAACAGCTAGAAGATCAAGGAGTGATGCAAAGTATGTCTAGAGTGGGACATTGTATTGATAATGGTCCTATGGAAGGATTTTGGGGAACAATCAAATCAGAAATGTACTACCCTAATGAATTCAGTACAAGAAGCGAATTGAAGAAAGCAATTGAAGTGTATATTGATTTTTATAACAACAAGAGACTTCAGAAACGCTTCAAAAACAAAACACCAATGATGGTTCGAACTGAAGCGCTAGGAACAGAGACACCTGTAGTCTACGCGATTCCAACTAACAAGAAGATTGAAGCTTACTGGTCAAACATTAGAGAAAAACAAATGCAGTCACTTGTAGCATAA
- a CDS encoding helix-turn-helix domain-containing protein has product MGRKNKYPAEIKEQAINEYLNGIKGAPEIAEELSIDSSTLRSWVKKYQTYGIEVFSDKDRNKSYSKELKESAIRDYLEGAGSLKDISIKYGISSHEVLRGWIKKYNRLETIKDYDPKGEVYMTKGRKTTIEERQEIVAYCIEHDYDYKGTAERYELSYAQVYQWVKKYNELGDDGLLDKRGKRKQEDQLSNEERLERKVKLLERQLELKERENILLKKVKEIERGRYSPKQNKK; this is encoded by the coding sequence ATGGGGAGAAAGAATAAATATCCAGCCGAAATAAAAGAACAAGCAATTAATGAATATTTGAATGGCATAAAAGGTGCACCAGAAATAGCTGAAGAATTATCTATTGATTCTAGTACATTACGTAGTTGGGTGAAAAAGTATCAAACTTATGGTATTGAAGTTTTTTCAGATAAAGATCGAAACAAAAGTTATTCGAAAGAGCTCAAGGAATCCGCAATTAGGGATTATCTTGAAGGCGCAGGTTCTCTTAAAGATATTAGTATTAAATATGGTATAAGTTCCCATGAGGTTTTGCGCGGATGGATAAAAAAGTATAATAGACTTGAAACTATAAAGGATTACGATCCTAAAGGAGAAGTCTATATGACAAAAGGTAGAAAAACAACAATTGAGGAGCGTCAGGAAATTGTCGCATATTGTATTGAACATGACTACGATTATAAGGGGACTGCTGAGCGCTATGAACTTTCTTATGCTCAGGTTTATCAGTGGGTGAAAAAGTATAACGAATTGGGAGATGATGGTCTTCTTGATAAACGTGGCAAGCGAAAACAAGAAGATCAACTTAGTAATGAAGAACGTTTAGAACGTAAAGTAAAACTACTTGAAAGACAACTCGAACTGAAAGAACGCGAGAACATTCTATTAAAAAAAGTGAAGGAAATCGAAAGGGGGCGATATTCTCCAAAGCAAAACAAGAAGTAA
- a CDS encoding lactonase family protein, with protein MTKILLGTYTKSESKGIYEIDLEQDRLVRLTHIAEVENPTYLDYDPTTQTLFSVYQKDDQAGIATWKYQGTNTELIERFVEMGPAPCYVAYDKVEDQIYDANYHKGRVNVYKNHQVFKKIEYKDGSHAHFVNKKPNTEFVYVCDLGLDTVRKYELMNEIATYKAPAGSGPRHLAFHPHLPLLYLFSEHTCHVTVLEDDGFDFIEHGVFDALPETETIRSAAAIRISKDGNYLYVSNRGHDSITVFKISEDGLQLELIQNISSFGEHPRDFALSLDNKYLVCANRDSNNLTLYARDVVNGKLTLLQTDVYAPECVAVLFIS; from the coding sequence ATGACTAAAATATTACTTGGAACTTATACAAAATCTGAAAGCAAAGGGATTTATGAAATTGACTTGGAACAAGATCGTTTAGTGCGTTTAACGCACATTGCGGAGGTAGAAAACCCAACCTACCTTGATTATGATCCAACAACGCAAACCTTATTCAGTGTCTATCAAAAAGATGATCAAGCAGGGATTGCGACATGGAAGTATCAAGGAACTAACACAGAACTTATTGAACGCTTTGTTGAGATGGGACCTGCACCGTGTTATGTGGCCTATGACAAGGTTGAAGATCAAATCTATGATGCGAATTACCATAAAGGACGCGTCAATGTTTATAAAAACCATCAAGTTTTTAAGAAAATTGAATACAAAGATGGATCGCATGCCCACTTCGTGAACAAGAAACCCAACACTGAATTTGTCTATGTTTGCGATTTAGGTTTAGATACGGTTCGTAAATATGAACTCATGAATGAAATCGCAACATATAAAGCACCTGCAGGGTCGGGTCCACGACACCTTGCCTTTCATCCACATCTACCCCTCCTTTATCTTTTCTCTGAACACACATGCCATGTGACAGTTCTTGAAGATGATGGATTTGATTTTATAGAACACGGTGTGTTTGATGCATTACCGGAAACTGAGACCATCCGGTCTGCAGCTGCAATTCGAATCTCTAAAGACGGAAACTATCTTTATGTATCCAACCGTGGTCACGACTCCATCACAGTCTTTAAAATCAGTGAAGACGGGCTCCAACTTGAATTAATTCAAAATATTTCAAGCTTTGGTGAACATCCGCGTGATTTTGCCCTCAGTCTAGATAATAAATATCTTGTTTGCGCAAACCGTGATTCAAACAATCTCACTTTGTATGCGAGAGATGTTGTAAATGGGAAACTGACACTACTCCAAACAGATGTTTACGCACCGGAGTGCGTTGCAGTTCTCTTCATCTCGTAA
- a CDS encoding 6-phospho-beta-glucosidase: MTKKIKIVTIGGGSSYTPELMEGFIKRSNQIDISELWLVDVEEGKEKLEIVGAMAQRMVEAAGLDWKVKLTLDRREALKDADFVTTQFRVGQLEARKRDERIPGKYGSLGQETNGAGGIFKAFRTIPVILDIIKDMESLCPNAWLINFTNPAGIITEAAIKWGGWKRTIGLCNIPVGCTKINHEAMGYDEDANVLFEKFAGVNHFHWHRVWDQDGTEVTQTLIERLFDPSSAFSKVQEVKNITPIPYNLDQLKDLGMIPCSYHRYYYIARNMTEEFMENWTNHKTRAETVQQTEAALFELYKDPNLNYKPEELTQRGGAHYSDAACQLIASIHNDLRTVMTVSTQNNGTITDLPYDCVVEVTSVITSHGAEPFNWGSFEPAARGQLQMMKAMEETVIEAAVTGNYRKAVQAFSINPMIQGGHYTIDMLHEMLIAHKDYLPQFSDKIAELESQGVKYIAD, translated from the coding sequence ATGACAAAAAAAATAAAGATTGTGACGATTGGTGGAGGCAGCAGTTATACACCAGAATTAATGGAAGGATTCATTAAACGATCTAACCAAATTGATATTTCAGAACTGTGGTTGGTGGACGTCGAAGAAGGTAAGGAAAAGTTAGAAATTGTAGGTGCAATGGCACAACGTATGGTGGAGGCAGCCGGTCTTGATTGGAAAGTAAAATTAACGCTTGACCGTCGTGAAGCACTTAAAGACGCGGATTTTGTGACGACACAATTTCGTGTTGGGCAACTTGAAGCACGGAAACGAGATGAACGAATTCCCGGGAAATACGGATCACTGGGTCAAGAAACAAATGGTGCGGGTGGTATCTTTAAAGCGTTTCGTACGATTCCTGTAATTCTTGATATTATTAAAGATATGGAATCATTATGTCCAAATGCATGGTTGATTAATTTCACGAACCCCGCTGGAATTATAACCGAGGCAGCGATTAAGTGGGGTGGTTGGAAACGAACAATTGGTCTTTGTAATATTCCGGTTGGCTGTACAAAGATCAACCATGAAGCAATGGGGTATGATGAGGATGCAAATGTTTTATTTGAAAAGTTTGCAGGGGTGAATCATTTTCATTGGCATCGTGTTTGGGACCAAGATGGAACGGAAGTAACGCAAACGTTGATTGAACGATTGTTTGATCCAAGCAGTGCATTTTCAAAAGTCCAAGAAGTGAAAAACATCACACCCATACCTTATAACCTTGATCAGTTGAAGGATTTAGGAATGATTCCGTGTTCTTATCACCGTTACTACTATATTGCGCGAAATATGACCGAAGAGTTTATGGAAAATTGGACGAATCATAAAACACGTGCTGAAACGGTCCAACAAACCGAAGCGGCCTTATTTGAGTTGTATAAAGATCCAAATTTAAATTATAAGCCTGAAGAATTAACGCAACGTGGTGGTGCCCATTATTCTGATGCTGCGTGTCAATTAATTGCATCCATTCATAATGACTTGCGTACGGTCATGACTGTAAGTACCCAAAATAATGGTACGATTACGGATTTACCTTATGATTGTGTTGTGGAGGTAACAAGCGTGATTACGTCTCATGGCGCTGAACCGTTTAACTGGGGATCTTTTGAACCGGCAGCACGCGGTCAATTACAAATGATGAAAGCAATGGAAGAAACGGTGATTGAAGCAGCTGTTACCGGAAATTATCGTAAAGCGGTTCAAGCCTTTTCGATTAATCCTATGATTCAAGGGGGACATTACACGATTGATATGCTTCATGAAATGCTTATAGCACATAAAGACTATTTACCCCAATTTTCCGATAAAATTGCGGAACTTGAAAGCCAAGGCGTTAAATACATCGCAGATTAG
- a CDS encoding Cof-type HAD-IIB family hydrolase produces MIKLIATDMDGTLLDADHVLTPSMREKICELRQKGIKFGVATGRPMDSAVFGIPDIAELFDFAICDNGGFVYDFADGEIHEQFPLSGDLIREILDTFMPMGGNPVLTGPGKLYTQFEDFYNIEVRTHIDLEYVDVRSKVLDSHAKIIFSGEPEILARIEAYVNENPDSRYVAFYSQKELIEFMDPRINKMVGLQYYMDKYGITPDEIMTFGDNNNDLHMIEDAGHGVAMENATQAVKDVANAICGLNHEDGVKRYLDQYKF; encoded by the coding sequence ATGATTAAATTAATTGCGACAGATATGGACGGGACACTTTTGGATGCTGATCATGTTTTAACACCTTCAATGCGGGAAAAAATTTGTGAACTGCGTCAGAAGGGAATTAAGTTTGGGGTTGCGACGGGCAGACCCATGGATTCCGCAGTCTTTGGGATACCTGATATCGCCGAATTATTTGATTTCGCAATCTGTGATAATGGCGGATTTGTGTATGATTTTGCGGATGGTGAGATTCATGAACAATTTCCGTTAAGTGGAGATTTAATTCGTGAAATTTTGGATACCTTTATGCCAATGGGTGGAAACCCAGTATTAACAGGACCTGGGAAACTCTATACACAATTTGAGGATTTTTATAATATCGAGGTTCGTACTCACATTGATTTGGAGTATGTCGATGTCCGTTCTAAAGTTTTGGACTCGCACGCTAAGATTATTTTCAGTGGAGAACCTGAAATATTAGCGCGTATTGAAGCGTATGTAAATGAAAATCCCGATTCACGTTATGTTGCTTTTTACTCTCAAAAAGAGTTAATTGAGTTTATGGATCCGCGGATTAATAAGATGGTCGGACTTCAGTACTATATGGATAAGTATGGTATTACACCTGATGAAATTATGACCTTTGGTGATAATAATAATGATTTGCATATGATTGAGGACGCAGGGCATGGTGTTGCAATGGAGAATGCAACGCAAGCAGTGAAGGATGTTGCGAATGCAATCTGTGGTTTGAATCATGAAGACGGTGTTAAACGATATCTTGATCAATATAAGTTCTAA
- a CDS encoding IS3-like element ISErh1 family transposase (programmed frameshift): MGTRTMHSYETKMKVIEMKLAGYSSRFIQTELGIKNVTQVKTWWRWYRNGEHYRFSQPVGKQYTFGKGPEGDTVEETQRLRIKSLEQQIELFKKVFGKRKDVVPEIIIKLVEEYRNTVSIKDILNLFGVPKSTYYRWTKKEQLDSNNYSVNEALVIELCKENKFRYGYRKITALIRKERIINKNTVQKIMQKHQCQCRVKVKRYRKNKNPKIIMPNIINRDFKSLRPLEKLVTDITYIPYGHKMLYLSTIMDLYNGEIIASTLSDRQNLECVVDTLNQLPDIVQPCILHSDQGSVYTSKEYQLRVKNKSITMSMSRKGTPADNAPIESFHASLKCETFELNPELKGSTEIVSQTVINYLKYYNENRIQEKLGYQSPVNYRLTSS, from the exons ATGGGAACACGAACTATGCATAGCTATGAGACAAAGATGAAAGTTATAGAAATGAAATTGGCAGGATACTCAAGCAGGTTTATTCAGACTGAACTTGGAATAAAAAATGTAACACAAGTCAAAACATGGTGGAGATGGTATCGAAATGGTGAACACTATCGATTTTCTCAACCTGTAGGCAAGCAATATACTTTTGGAAAAGGGCCTGAAGGAGACACGGTCGAAGAAACACAAAGACTTAGAATTAAATCTTTGGAGCAACAAATTGAACTAT TTAAAAAAGTATTTGGAAAGAGAAAGGATGTGGTTCCTGAAATAATCATCAAGCTCGTTGAAGAGTATCGCAACACTGTATCAATTAAAGATATCTTGAATCTTTTTGGGGTACCTAAGTCAACGTATTACCGTTGGACTAAAAAAGAGCAACTAGATTCTAATAATTATTCTGTCAATGAAGCATTAGTAATTGAACTTTGTAAAGAAAATAAATTTCGTTATGGATATCGAAAAATAACTGCATTAATTCGAAAAGAAAGAATTATCAATAAGAATACTGTTCAAAAGATAATGCAGAAACACCAATGTCAATGCCGTGTTAAGGTCAAACGGTATCGAAAAAACAAAAATCCGAAGATCATTATGCCCAATATCATTAATCGCGACTTTAAATCACTACGTCCTCTAGAGAAATTGGTGACAGATATCACTTACATCCCTTATGGCCATAAAATGCTCTATTTATCTACGATCATGGATTTATATAATGGTGAGATTATTGCGTCTACATTGAGTGACAGACAAAACCTAGAATGTGTGGTTGATACATTAAATCAACTTCCGGATATCGTTCAGCCATGTATTCTTCATTCTGATCAAGGAAGTGTCTATACATCAAAAGAGTATCAACTTAGAGTAAAAAATAAAAGCATTACCATGAGTATGTCCCGTAAGGGGACACCCGCTGATAATGCTCCTATCGAATCGTTTCATGCCTCTCTAAAGTGTGAAACATTCGAATTAAACCCAGAACTAAAGGGTTCTACTGAAATTGTATCACAAACTGTGATAAACTATTTAAAATATTACAATGAAAATCGAATACAAGAAAAGCTAGGATATCAATCGCCCGTAAATTATCGGTTAACTTCATCCTAA
- a CDS encoding MurR/RpiR family transcriptional regulator yields the protein MLLINRIKNSTQLSDTESKIAQYILENPQLVTQLTIHELSETTYASASTITRFCRKMKTEGFSDFKVKLASELSSFSITENRIRDDVPFKKNQTSAEIVQSILSLNYQSMNDTYNNMDLEQLDRIAHKIYHTPHIYLYGSGQSLILAQDFQYKLFRIELDCNLETSLGFQSLKANTQPLDSIALIISYYGQNEHNKTIADSLVERNIPYILITGPLNNPLCTHATEVVHVSPQEELVTKMASFSSRTSMQLVLDFIYALIFAIDYEKNQEIIEQHPWYIKKDSNPRN from the coding sequence GTGCTACTTATCAATCGAATCAAAAACAGTACCCAACTTTCAGATACCGAATCAAAAATTGCGCAGTATATCCTTGAAAATCCGCAACTTGTGACCCAACTGACAATTCATGAATTATCTGAGACTACGTACGCAAGTGCGTCAACCATTACCCGTTTTTGTCGAAAAATGAAAACGGAAGGCTTTAGTGATTTTAAAGTTAAACTGGCAAGTGAATTAAGTTCATTCTCAATAACAGAGAATCGCATCCGTGATGATGTACCCTTCAAAAAAAATCAAACGAGTGCTGAGATTGTCCAATCCATATTATCACTCAACTATCAATCCATGAACGATACTTACAACAACATGGACCTGGAACAGCTCGATCGAATTGCTCATAAAATCTACCATACACCTCATATCTATCTCTACGGTTCGGGTCAATCGTTAATTCTTGCTCAAGATTTTCAATATAAATTGTTCCGTATTGAACTTGATTGTAATCTCGAAACATCTTTAGGATTTCAATCGCTCAAAGCAAATACACAACCCCTTGACAGTATTGCTCTCATTATTTCCTATTACGGTCAAAATGAACACAACAAAACCATCGCTGACTCTTTAGTTGAGCGGAATATCCCTTATATCTTAATTACGGGGCCCTTAAACAACCCCTTATGCACACATGCCACAGAAGTTGTTCATGTCTCACCACAAGAAGAACTTGTCACCAAAATGGCCTCCTTTTCCTCGAGAACATCGATGCAACTCGTACTTGATTTTATCTATGCTTTAATCTTCGCAATCGATTATGAAAAAAACCAGGAAATCATCGAACAGCATCCATGGTATATAAAAAAAGACTCCAATCCTCGGAACTGA
- a CDS encoding MBOAT family O-acyltransferase: MPLTSYTFLFVFLPLAVLINLATHGKHKTSLLAVLNLLFISYLGFGPLLIIILSMLSYFYAAAFLYKKPNKKLFIATIGLNILVLVFFKYKPLFIETTNLTFLEGFMAPIGISFYTFQGIAYLADVAYWDRKPETNLLKFSAFFMLFMTITSGPILRYDETKIDDKDVSHEMLYNGFVRFTIGLFKKAYLAANFGLIVAKVYEGLYTTAFFTGTAWLGSIAFMLQLYLDFSGYTDMAIGIGGMFGIHLPENFNDPYLARSFSDFWKRWHITLTRWFKDYIYIPLGGNRKGSRRTYLNMLVVWLITGFWHGSSLNFIIWGCFNFLVIILERNVWGEALKKAPRILQHLITLILINIGWVFFRAGSLAQAFDFLSKMFIWDMNLIGVKQILTYVLSRPLDWILAILFCTPLINSLIMRWNTSEKQWQQIASMVLIVGLFVLGIIFVVTSSFKAFIYQQF, translated from the coding sequence ATGCCCCTTACAAGTTACACATTTTTATTTGTTTTCCTTCCCCTTGCAGTCCTCATCAACCTTGCGACACACGGAAAACATAAGACATCCCTCTTAGCAGTTCTTAATTTATTGTTTATCAGTTATCTTGGATTTGGTCCATTGCTTATCATTATCTTATCGATGTTAAGCTATTTCTATGCCGCCGCTTTCTTGTATAAGAAACCAAATAAGAAGTTGTTTATCGCTACAATTGGTCTTAACATTCTAGTCTTGGTTTTCTTTAAGTATAAACCGCTTTTTATCGAAACAACAAACCTGACTTTTTTAGAAGGGTTTATGGCTCCAATCGGCATTTCGTTTTATACCTTCCAAGGAATTGCTTATCTAGCAGATGTCGCATATTGGGACCGAAAACCCGAAACAAACCTGCTTAAATTCAGTGCGTTTTTTATGTTATTTATGACTATCACATCGGGCCCCATCTTAAGGTATGATGAAACTAAGATTGATGACAAAGATGTGTCTCATGAGATGTTATACAATGGATTTGTACGCTTTACTATCGGTTTGTTCAAAAAAGCATATCTTGCTGCGAATTTTGGACTCATCGTCGCAAAAGTCTATGAAGGCCTTTATACCACAGCTTTCTTTACCGGAACAGCATGGCTAGGGTCCATTGCGTTTATGCTTCAGCTTTACTTGGATTTCTCTGGTTATACAGATATGGCCATTGGAATCGGTGGAATGTTTGGAATTCATTTACCTGAAAACTTTAACGATCCCTACCTTGCTCGATCGTTTAGCGACTTTTGGAAACGATGGCATATTACCCTTACCCGTTGGTTCAAGGATTATATCTACATACCCTTAGGCGGTAATCGTAAAGGTTCCAGACGAACTTATTTGAATATGTTAGTCGTATGGCTCATTACCGGATTTTGGCATGGTTCTTCCCTCAACTTTATTATTTGGGGATGTTTTAATTTCTTGGTAATCATCCTAGAACGTAATGTATGGGGCGAAGCACTCAAAAAAGCACCACGCATCCTTCAACACCTTATTACCCTAATCCTCATAAACATCGGGTGGGTTTTCTTTCGTGCAGGTTCCCTAGCGCAAGCTTTTGATTTTCTATCAAAAATGTTTATATGGGATATGAATCTGATTGGTGTTAAACAAATCCTAACCTATGTCCTTTCACGTCCCCTTGATTGGATTCTCGCAATCTTATTCTGCACACCTCTCATCAATTCATTGATCATGCGTTGGAATACCAGCGAGAAGCAATGGCAACAAATCGCAAGTATGGTCTTAATCGTAGGATTATTTGTACTTGGCATTATCTTTGTTGTTACAAGCTCCTTTAAAGCATTTATATACCAACAATTCTAA